Genomic DNA from Mycolicibacterium helvum:
TCGAAGGAGTCCGGATCGGGGAAGTCCTCGGGGATGCGGTTGGAGATCGCCGGTGAGGCGGCGACCATCTGACCCTTGTGGATCGGATAGCCCTGCACTTCGAACTCGTCCTGGGCCACCCGCATCAGGATGATCAGCGGTGGGTGCAGCCGCAGAGTCTCCTTGAGGGCGTTGTCGATCTTCGGAATCTGGCGCAGCGCATGGAAACTCACCTCCTGACCATCGGAGTACAGGTCGTCGAGTTCCTGCTGGACCTGGGCATAGTAGTCGGGGTGGCGCAGCAGTTCGATGAGCGTCCACGACGAGGTGCCCGAGCTGGTGTGGTGGCCGGCGAACATCAGCGAGATGAACATGCCGGTGACCTCGTTGGCCGAGAAGCGTGGATTGCCCTCTTCGTCCTTGATCGAGACCAGCACGTCGAGCAGGTCACGGTCGGTCTTATCGGTCGGCGGGTTGGCGATGCGCCCGTTCATGACCTCTTGAACCAACGCCACCAAGTTGACCCTGGCTTCGTCGCGGATGCGGAAGCTCTCGATCGGCAGGTAGGGGTCGACGTAGCAGAGCGGATCGGTGCCGCGCTCGAGCAGGTGGTAGTAGTTCGCGAACCGGGAATCGAGCTGGTTGCGGAACTTGCACCCGATCAGGCACGCCGTCGAGGTGTAGATAGTCAGCTCGGCGAAGAACTCCAACAGGTCGATTTCTCCACTGTCGCCCCAGTTCTCGATCATCTTGCGGACTTCGCCCTCGATGGTGGCGGCGTGGCCCTTCATCTGCTCGCCGCGCAGCGCGGTGTTGTGCAGCATCTCGGCGCGACGCTCGGGGTCGGCGTCGAACACCACCCCCTCACCGAAAATCGGCGTCATGAATGGGTAGGCCTCGGCCTGGTTGAGGTCGGCGTCGGGGGAGCGGAAGAAGAACTCGTTGGCCTCCGTGCCGGTCAGCAGGATGACCTGCTTGTCGGCGAGCTGGAACCAGCCGAGGTCACCGCACTCCTCGCGAATGCGCTTCATCAGGCCGATCGGGTCGGTGCGGAATTCCTCGAGATGGCCGTGTTCCTCTTCGCCACCCGAGACGCGCTGCACTTCCTTGGTGATCGTCACAGTGCCGATTCCCTTCTCGCTTCGCTCGTGCCCGCCGACGGCATCCCTTCCTCGCCAAGGGCGAGTTTTTGGCGGTCTCTGTTGTCGGCCAGCGGAGCTTCGGGCTGGAGCTCCATATTCGCGATGAACCCGCCGCGCGGCGTCTCCGCGACGAACGTGATGGCGCGGGCCAGGTCGGCTGCACGCAGGAAGTAATCGTGTCGGGCCTGTCCCCATTTGGCCCAATCCTCCAGTGCGGGGCCGATTTTCTCGGCGGGCAGGCTCCAGCCCATCGAGGTCTTCGTCGGGCCGGGGTGCACGATCGAGGCACGCACACCGGTGCCTTCGAGCTCCATCTGGAAGTTGGTCACCATCGCGACCAGCGCGGCTTTGGCCGCACCGTAGGCGCCCATGTGGGGACGCTGGCGCAGCGACACATCAGAGCCGACGAAGATCACGTCGCCGCGCTGGCGTTCCAGCATGCCCGGCAGCACCGCGTTGGCCAACCGGAACGCGCCGACGAGGTGGATCTGCAGCTGTGAGTCGAACTCCTCGGTGGTGATTTCGGCGAGCTTGCCGAAGTAGGTGTCCCCGGCGCCGG
This window encodes:
- a CDS encoding cytochrome P450; translated protein: MTITKEVQRVSGGEEEHGHLEEFRTDPIGLMKRIREECGDLGWFQLADKQVILLTGTEANEFFFRSPDADLNQAEAYPFMTPIFGEGVVFDADPERRAEMLHNTALRGEQMKGHAATIEGEVRKMIENWGDSGEIDLLEFFAELTIYTSTACLIGCKFRNQLDSRFANYYHLLERGTDPLCYVDPYLPIESFRIRDEARVNLVALVQEVMNGRIANPPTDKTDRDLLDVLVSIKDEEGNPRFSANEVTGMFISLMFAGHHTSSGTSSWTLIELLRHPDYYAQVQQELDDLYSDGQEVSFHALRQIPKIDNALKETLRLHPPLIILMRVAQDEFEVQGYPIHKGQMVAASPAISNRIPEDFPDPDSFDPDRYEKPRQEDIVNRWTWIPFGAGRHRCVGAAFAQMQIKAIFSVLLREYEFEMAQPPESYRNDHSKMVVQLARPARVRYRKRTS
- a CDS encoding SDR family oxidoreductase gives rise to the protein MPRFAPLPDRRPAIVAGASSGIGEATAFELAAHGFPVALGARRLDKLADIVGKINADGGEAVGFHLDVTDPDSVNSFVAQSTEALGEIEVLVAGAGDTYFGKLAEITTEEFDSQLQIHLVGAFRLANAVLPGMLERQRGDVIFVGSDVSLRQRPHMGAYGAAKAALVAMVTNFQMELEGTGVRASIVHPGPTKTSMGWSLPAEKIGPALEDWAKWGQARHDYFLRAADLARAITFVAETPRGGFIANMELQPEAPLADNRDRQKLALGEEGMPSAGTSEARRESAL